The following is a genomic window from Chryseobacterium ginsenosidimutans.
GCTTAACATCGTTGTTTTTACATTTAATGATTTTAATTTATTGATCGTTACTTGTGCATCAGGTTTAATTGAATCTGCAATCGTGAGATATCCGACAAACTTTTTATCGTAAGCAACGGCAATTAAAGTATAGACAATATTTTCAGGTTTAATATCATAATTAATGTTGAATTTGTCCATTAATTTGAAATTCCCCACCAATAATTCTTTACCATTAATTATCGCTTTTAAACCATGACCGGCAATTTCTTCCACATTTTCTAAGGGTATTGAATGATCAATTTCTCCGACATATTCATGCATTGCGGTTGCAACAGGATGAGAACTTTTACTTTCTAACGCATTGACAAATCTCAAAATTTCATCTTTATCAAATTCTGATTTGAAATTAACTTCCTGAACTTTAAAAACACCTTCTGTCATGGTTCCGGTTTTGTCCATCACCACATTCTGAACATTCGCCAAAACATCTAAAAAATTGCTTCCTTTAAACAGAATTCCGTTTCGGCTTCCCGCACCGATTCCACCGAAATATCCCAACGGAATAGAAATCACCAAAGCACACGGACAGGAAATCACCAAAAATACCAACGCTCTGTACAACCAATCTCTGAACAGATAATCTTCAACGAAAAAATACGGTAACAATGTAATTCCAATGGCTAGAAATACAACAATTGGTGTGTAAACTTTCGCAAATTTTCTGATGAATAATTCTGTCGGAGCTTTTTGAGCCGTTGCATTTTGAACCAATTCTAAAATTTTGCTCAACTTACTGTCTTTGTACGCTGTTGTTACTTTTACCTGACTGGCTGTATTTAAATTAATCATTCCAGCTAAAACGATTTCTCCTTTTATTTTGGTATCCGGTTTACTTTCTCCCGTTAACGCAGAAGTATTAAATGAGGCCTTCTCGGATAATAATTCTCCATCCAAACCCAACTTTTCACCAGATTTCAATTGGATAATTTCTCCAATATTTACTTTCTCGGCTTTTACGGTTTGTGGCTTCCCGTCTTTTAAAATCGTAATCTCATCGGGACGTTGGTCGAGTAACGATTTGATATTACTTTTTGCTCTTGTCACCGCCATTGCCTGAAAAACTTCACCCACTGAATAGAAAAGCATCACGGCAACACCTTCCGGATATTCGCCAATGCCAAAAGCACCGACCGTAGCGATTCCCATTAAGAAGAACTCAGAAAAAACATCTCCTTTAGTGATACTTTCATAAGCTTCCTTTAAAACTGGTAATCCAACAGGAATGTAAGCGATTAAATACCAGACCAAACGAATCCAGCCGGTAAACCAATCAGGTTTTATATAATGATCTAAAGCAATTCCTATTAATAATAACCCGAAAGAGATAATCGCAGGAATAAACATCTGAAACGTTGATTTACCTTCCGTATCATGAGAATGATCGTGGTCATGACCTTCATGATCGTGATGATGTTCTTTTTTCGGTTTTGTACTGCAGCATTCTTCCATAACTGAATAATTTAATCAAAAATAGGTTTTAAACGAATGCAATACTATTGCAAACTCTCAAGGCAGTTTTCACAAATTCCTTTGGCGAAAAGTCTTATTTCATCAATCCTGAAATTGGTCTGAATATTTTCAGGAAAGGAAATATCTTCTTTACAGGTCGTCTGTTTGCAAATTTTACAATAGAAATGAAGATGCCAGTCTTTGTGCGTAGTTTCATCACAACCGTCGTGGCAAAGTTTGTATTTCGTTGTTGTATTTTCCTGAATGCTATGAACGATTCCTTTTTCTTCGAAGGTTTTTAAGGTTCGGTAAATGGTTGTTCGATCTGCATTTTCAAAATGATCTTCAATTTCAGACAACGACAATGCGGTTTGTTGAGAACTCAAAAAATCATAGACCAAAATTCTCATGCTTGTCGGTTTGGTATTTTTGTCGATTAATTTATTTTCGATATCTTTTTTCATGATTTTCTTGAATTAATGTTCATGCTCTCCTGAATTCGTTAGTTTTGCATTAATGAAAAACGCTCCTTTGGTAGCGATTTTTGCATCAGGAAAAATTTCTTTAACCGAAGTTATCGCCGTATAGCCCATATCCGAAGAACCTTTCACAACCTCCACTTTCTCAAAGTTAATGGTTTTTAACTTCGTTTCAGTATGGCTTTCAGCTTCTTTTTCTTGACTTTCT
Proteins encoded in this region:
- a CDS encoding heavy metal translocating P-type ATPase, producing the protein MEECCSTKPKKEHHHDHEGHDHDHSHDTEGKSTFQMFIPAIISFGLLLIGIALDHYIKPDWFTGWIRLVWYLIAYIPVGLPVLKEAYESITKGDVFSEFFLMGIATVGAFGIGEYPEGVAVMLFYSVGEVFQAMAVTRAKSNIKSLLDQRPDEITILKDGKPQTVKAEKVNIGEIIQLKSGEKLGLDGELLSEKASFNTSALTGESKPDTKIKGEIVLAGMINLNTASQVKVTTAYKDSKLSKILELVQNATAQKAPTELFIRKFAKVYTPIVVFLAIGITLLPYFFVEDYLFRDWLYRALVFLVISCPCALVISIPLGYFGGIGAGSRNGILFKGSNFLDVLANVQNVVMDKTGTMTEGVFKVQEVNFKSEFDKDEILRFVNALESKSSHPVATAMHEYVGEIDHSIPLENVEEIAGHGLKAIINGKELLVGNFKLMDKFNINYDIKPENIVYTLIAVAYDKKFVGYLTIADSIKPDAQVTINKLKSLNVKTTMLSGDKTSVVKYVADQLGIQNAYGDLLPEDKVNKVKEITAKNQTVAFVGDGVNDAPVVALSDVGIAMGGLGSDATIETADVVIQDDMPSKIPMAINIGKQTKKIVWQNIILAFAIKAIVLTLGAGGLATMWEAVFADVGVALLAILNAMRIQRMKF
- a CDS encoding Fur family transcriptional regulator codes for the protein MKKDIENKLIDKNTKPTSMRILVYDFLSSQQTALSLSEIEDHFENADRTTIYRTLKTFEEKGIVHSIQENTTTKYKLCHDGCDETTHKDWHLHFYCKICKQTTCKEDISFPENIQTNFRIDEIRLFAKGICENCLESLQ